The region GATTGAGCGCTTCGCCGCGAGCGCGCATCTCACCATGCGGCCTTTGACCGAGCAGGGGATCGACCTTTATCTCGCCCTGGCCGGGCCGGACGTGCTCAGAAGCGTCGGCGTTTACCAGCTCGAAGGGTTCGGCATTCATCTCTTCGAGACGGTCGAGGGAGACCATTCGACGATTCTGGGTCTCCCTCTCCTTCCGCTTCTCGCCTCCCTGCGCCGCCTCGGCAGCCTCGCCCTCTAAGGATTTGACGTCATGACGAAGGCCTTCGTCGTCGGCCATCCGATCAAGCATTCACGTTCGCCGCTGATCCACGGCTATTGGCTGAAGCAATACGGGCTCGAAGGCTCCTACGAGCGCATCGATGTGGCGCCTGTGAACTTCGGGGAATTTCTGAAAGGCTTCCGGTCCCAGGGCTTCGCCGGCGGCAACGTCACCATTCCGCACAAGGAGGCGGCTTTCCTGGGAGTCGAGCGCAGGACCGCGCAGGCGGAGCGCGTGGGAGCCGTGAACACCCTCTGGATCGAGGACGGCGTGCTCTGGGGCGACAACACGGATGTGCCCGGCTTCATGGCCAATCTCGACTCCACCTTGGGGACAGGCTGGGAACAGGATGTGGATACGGCCCTCGTGCTCGGCGCCGGTGGGGCGGCCCGTGCCGTGGTGGCGGGGGTCCAGGATCGGCCCCTGAAACGGATCGTCGTGGCGAACCGCACTCTGTCGAAGGCCGAGGATCTGGTGCGTGACCTCGGGTCCGGCAGTTCCGTCGCCTTGGCGGCCTGTGCCTTGGAGGCCATTCCGCAGGCAATCCCGCAGGCCCGGCTCATCGTCAACACCACGTCCCTCGGCATGCCGGGCCAGCCGCCACTGCCCGTCGATCTGTCCCGAGCGCCGCGCGACGCCATTGTCGCGGACATCGTCTATGTTCCGCTGGAAACCCCTCTCCTCGCGGCGGCCGCCGCGCAGGGTCTGAGAACCGTCGACGGACTGGGCATGCTGCTGCATCAGGCGGTGCCGGGCTTCCGGCGCTGGTTCGGCGTGACGCCGAAGGTGACACCGGAGCTTCGGGCGCTGATCCTGGCCGATATCGAGAGGCATCGATGACCTTCGTCCTCGGCCTCACCGGTTCCATCGGCATGGGAAAATCGGCCACGGCCGATCTTTTCCGCCGGCTCGGCGTGCCGGTTCACGATGCCGACGCCACCGTCCACAGGCTCTATCGCGGCCGCGCCGCCCCGCTGATCGAGAAAGCCTTTCCCGGCACCGTCGTGGACGAGGCCGTCGACCGGACGAAGCTGGGGGCGGTGGTGCTCGGCAATCCGGAGCGCATGAAGCAGCTCGAGGCGATCATCCACCCCCTGGTGCGGGACGAAGAGGAAAATTTTCTTGAGAGGGTCTCGGCTGTGTCGCCGGTCGCCGTCCTGGACATTCCCCTCCTGTTCGAAACGGGCGGCGAGGCGCGCTGCGACGCCGTTCTGGTGGTCACCGCGCCGGCTTTCGTCCAGCGCGACCGCGTCATGGCCCGCCCCGGCATGACGGACGAGAAATTTCGTGCCATCCTGGCCAAGCAGATGCCGGATGCCGACAAGCGGGCCCGGGCCCATTTTCTGGTCGATACCAGCCGCGGCTTTTCCTCCGCCGAGGCGCAGGTGCGATCGATCCTTGCCTGTCTCGCCGGTCGGCCCGGACGGCGTCACCGTTTTTGATGAAGAGTTTTCCTGATGTTGCGTGAAATCGTTCTCGATACCGAAACCACCGGCACCAGCCATGCCAATGGCGACCGGGTCATCGAAATCGGCTGCGTCGAGCTGCTCAACCACATCCCGACGGGCAAGAGCTATCACGTCTACATCAATCCGGAATGCCCGGTCTCGCCCGGCGCCTTCGCGGTCCACGGGCTCTCCGACGAATTCCTCAAAGACAAGCCGGTCTTCGCAGCCGTTGCGGACGAATTCGCCGAGTTCGTCCGCGATGCGCGGCTCGTCATCCACAACGCCGCCTTCGATATCGGCTTCCTCAATGCGGAATTCGCCCGCACCGGGCATGCGCCATTCAACCTGCCCGACGTGATCGACACCCTCTCGATGGCGCGGCGCAAGCATCCGGGCGCGGCGAACAACCTCGATGCCCTCTGCTCGCGATACGGAATCGACAATTCCAGGCGCACCAAGCACGGCGCGCTCCTCGACGCGGAAATCCTGGCCGAGGTCTATATCGAGCTGATCGGCGGCCGGCAGGTCGGCTTCGACCTTTCGCTCCAGCCCGCCGCGCGGTCGGCCGCTTCCCGCCAGGCCGCCGCGGCGGCGCGCGACGCCCGGCCCCGTACCTTGATCTCGCGCCTGACCGAGGCCGAGCGCGCGGCCCACGAAGCCTTCATCCAGCAGCTCGGGCCCAATGCCCTCTGGCGCGAATATCTCGGAGAGACCACGCCGGAGGCGTCCTAAGAATTCTAGCTCAGCCCTCATCCCGAGAGGCTGAAAACAAAAAAATCGGGCGAGACGGAAGCCGCCTCGCCCGATCCTGAAAAACGTCGGTGGTTCGAAGGCTTACGACAGCGTCGGACCGTTGCCGTTCTGCTGGGACTGCACCTCGGCGGCGCGCTGACGGTAGAGGGCCACGAAGTCGATCGGGTCGATGTAGAGGGGCGGGAAGCCGCCGTTGCGCACCGCATCGGCCACGATCTGACGGGCGAAGGGGAACAGCAGGCGCGGGCACTCGATCATCACCACCGGGTGCAGCTGCTCCTGCGGGATGTTCTGGATCCGGAACACGCCCGAATAGGTCAGCTCGAAGGCGAACAGCACGTCCTTGCCGCCGATCTTGGCATCGCCCTCGAGTGTCAGGTCGACCTCGAAATCGGCTTCCGCCAGCTGCTTGGCGTTCACGTTGACCTGCAGGTTGATCTGCGGGCCTTCCGACTGCTGCTGCAGGGAACGGGGGGCGTTGGGGTTCTCGAAGGAAAAGTCCTTGCAGTACTGCGCAAGGGCGTTGAGCGCGGGCGCTCCGTTGTTTGCCGGGTTCTCGGCCATGGGTTCATGCTCCCTGAGGGGTGTCTTCTCGGGCCCGGACGAAACACGTCGTCAGGCAAAGCGCCGGCTCGCTTCGGGCCATGGATCTTCGCGCTATCAGCTTCTCCCGCATGAGGCAAGATTTCAGCCGACTCATTCGCTTGTCGGGGGCAGAGGTGGATGTTACGACCTCAAGACCCCATATGCGAAGGATGACACCTTCGCCTCCTCCACACAACGCCCGGCGACAACCGGGCACGGGCAGGCTCACAACGGATCGACGATGCAGGATTCCTTCGACATCACGACCCTCATTTTCATCGTACTCGCTGTTTTCGTGATCTGGCGTCTGCGCTCCGTCCTGGGGCAGAAGACCGGCAACGAGCAACCGCCGTTCGACCCGATGTCGCGCCGGGATGCCCCCTTGCGCCCGGGCAATGCGCCGGCCGAGCCCGATCACAATGTGGTGCGTCTGCCCGGCACCAACGGAGCCCGTCCCGCGTCCGAAATTCCCCCGGCCGAGCGCTGGAAGGGCATCGCCGAGCCCGGCACGCCCACGGCCCAGGCCCTCGACGGCATCGCCCGCGTCGAGCCCGGCTTCGACGCGGGCGAATTCCTGGAGGGCGCCAAGTCGGCCTATGAGATGATCGTGACCGCCTTCGCCCAGGGCGACCGCAAGACCCTCAAGGATCTTCTCTCCCGCGACGTCTATGAAGGCTTCGAGAGGGCGATCACCGAGCGCGAGCGCCGTGGCGAGACGGTGGAGACCACTTTCGTGTCGATCGACAAGGCCGAGATGGCCGGCGCCGAGCTCCAGGGCAAGACGGCTCAGATCGTCGTGCGCTTCCTCTCCAAGCTCATCACGGCCACCCGCGACGCCTCCGGCACCGTGGTCGACGGCAGCCCCGAGACCGTGGCCGACGTCACCGACGTGTGGACCTTCGCCCGCACCCTCGGCAACCGCGATCCCAACTGGCAGCTCGTGGCGACCGAAGCGGGGCAATGAGGCATGCCGGGCGGGCTCTTCTCGCTTGCTCTCTCGCCTGGGCGGTGACCATGTCCACTGGCGCAGCATCGGCGCTGGCCGACCAGGCGCGCCTTGAGCCCCTGCCCTTCCAGGATCTTGCCGGCTGGGAGGCGGACGATCACGACGCCGCCTTCCGGGCCTTTCTGCGCTCCTGCCGGGCTCTCGAGGCGAGCGCCGCCGAGCTGCGCCCGGCCCAGGCGCCGCAAGCGGACCTCCTGGCCGTCTGCCGCGAGGCCCTGAAGACGCCCGATCTCGGCCGAGCCGAGGCGAGGCGCTTCTTCGAGACCCATTTTCAGCCTGTTGCCGTGACGCCGCGCTCCGGGGACGGCTTCCTCACCGGCTATTACGAGCCAGAATTCCAGGGCTCGCGCACGCCGGACGCCACCTATCGGGTCCCCCTGCTCGACCGGCCCGCCGATCTCGTCACGATCCCGCAGGGCGAAACCCTGCCCGGCCTCGACAAGGGCCTCCAGGCGGCCCGGCGCAGCAAGGACGGCTACGAGCCCTATCCCGACCGCGCCGCCATCGAGGAAGGGGCCTTGGGGACGCTCGCCCGGCCCATCGTTTATCTGCGCGAGCCGGGCGAGGCCTTCATCATCCATGTCCAGGGCTCGGCCCGCATCCGCCTCGACGACGGCTCGGTGATGCGCGTGGCCTATGCCGGACGCAACGGCCGGCCTTACACCTCCATCGGCCGGCTCCTGGTGCAGCGGGGCGAGATGGATCTGGAGACCATGACGCTGGAGAAGCTCATGGGCTGGCTCAAGAGCCATCCGGAACCGGCCAAGGCCCTGATGCGGCAGAACCAATCCTACATCTTCTTCCGCGAGGCGGGCGAGCTTGCGCCCGAGGACGGTCCCATCGGTGGCGCCGGCACTCCGCTCGTGCCCGGCCGCAGCCTCGCCGTCGACCGGTCCCTGTGGACCTACGGCCTGCCCGTCTGGCTCGACGGGCAATTGCCCCTGAGCCTCGGGGAGGCCGAGCCCCTGCGGCGGCTGATGATCGCCCAGGATACGGGCTCGGCCATCGTCGGCCCGGCACGAGGGGATTTCTTCTTCGGCAGCGGCGAGGAGGCGGGGCGGCGCGCCGGTCTGCTCCGGCATGCCGTGCGATTCGTGGTCCTGCAGCCCAAATCCCGTTCATGACCAAGAGAAGCCGCACCCGCCAGCTCAGCTCCGAGGAGAAGCGGCTCTGGTCCCATGTGGCCAGGCACGTGAAGCCCATGAAGGGTAAGCGCCTCCCGGTCGAGCCGGAACCCGAGGCCAAGCCCGCCACGGCTCCCGTTCCTCAGGTTGTCGCGGCCTCCCCCGTCCTGCCCTCGCTCCCGCCTCCCGTGAAACCCGCCCTGCCCCCGCTTGCTCCGGTGGAGCGCAAGACCCTTCAGGCCCTGCGCCGGGGCCGCAAGGAAGTCGACAGCGTCATCGACCTGCATGGGATGCGCCAGGAAGAGGCGCATTTCGCCCTTCTGCGTTTCCTGCATCGGGCGCAGGGCTCCGGCTATGGTCTCGTCCTCGTGATCACCGGCAAGGGCGGCGCGGCCGTTGCCGGGGGCCTGTTCGACGAGCGAGGAGTGCTGCGCCGCATGGTGCCCCATTGGCTGCGCCTGCCCGACCTGCGCCACGTGGTGATCGGCTTCGAGGAGGCCTCTCCCCAGCACGGTGGATCCGGTGCACTCTATGTCAGGCTCCGCCGGCGGCGGGGCGCGGGATAACGACATGACTCCCTTCGGTGAACGGGTGCGGCAGCTGCGCCGGGAACGCGGGCGGATGTTGAAGGACATGGCCTCCCATCTCGGCGTGTCGAGCGCCTATCTCTCGGCCCTCGAGCGCGGCGAGCGCGGCAAGCCAACCTGGGCCCTCATCCAGGGCGTCCTGCAATATTTCCACATCATCTGGGACGAGGCCGACGAGCTGACGCGCCTCGCCGATCTCTCCGACCCCAAGGTGAAGATCGACACGGCGGGCGGCGACCCCAAGGCGACCCTGCTGGCCAACCGCCTCGCCCGCGAGATCCAGTCCCTGTCCGAAAGCGAGCTCGAGGAGATGCTGGCGGTTCTCGACAGGGCCCAGACCCGGGAGAGGCGTTTGCCCGTGCCCATCCAGGCGGTGCAGGACACGGTCTGAGAAGACGCGAGCCTTGACCGACGGGGCAGTGGATGCGAAAGCGCCCCGTCATTTCATAACCCCGGTGGCTCATGTCCCAGACCCGCATCGACGTCCTCACCCTCGGCAACGCCATCGTTGACGTGCTCGCCCATACGGACGAGGCCTTCCTGCTCCAGAAGAAGGTGCACAAGGGCGCTATGCAGCTCATCGACGAGGCGCGCGCCGAGGAGCTGTACACCGACATGGGTCCGGCGGTGATCGTGTCGGGCGGCTCGGGCGCCAACACGGCGGCGGGCGCGGCCTCCTTCGGCGTGAAGGCCGGTTTCATCGGCAAGGTGAAGAACGACGAGACCGGCAAGCTCTTCGCCCACGATCTGAGGGCCATCGACGTCCACTACGACGTGAATCCCGCCGAGGACGGTCCCGCCACGGCGCGCAGCTTCATCCTGGTGACGCCGGACGGCGAGCGCACCATGAACACCTATCTAGGCGCGTGCCAGAACCTAACGCCCGACGACGTGAATCCGGAGACGGTGCGGGCTTCCAGCATCGTCTATCTCGAAGGCTATCTCTGGGATCCGCCGGCCGCCAAGGAGGCCTTCCGCAAGGCGGTGAAGATCGCCCACGAGGCCGGCAACAAGGTGGCGCTCACCCTGTCCGACGCCTTCTGCGTCGACCGCTACCGCGACGAGTTCTTAGGACTCATGCGCGACGGCAGCCTCGACATCCTCTTCGCCAACATCCACGAGCTGCAGAGCCTCTACGGCACCTCGGACGCCGATACCGCCCTGGCGGCGCTCCGTGAGGAGAACGTGCTCGGCGCCATCACCCGTTCGGCGGAGGGGGCCCTGATCGTGACCCGCGGCGAGACCAAGGCCGTCCCGGCTTTCCCGGTCGAGCGCGTCGTCGACACCACGGGCGCGGGCGACCTCTTCGCTTCGGGCTTCCTCGCAGGCCTCGTGAACAATCTCGACCTCGTCGATTGCGCCCGCCTCGGCGGCCTCGCCGCCGCCGAGATCATCAGCCACCTGGGCGCCCGCCCGCAGGCGAACCTGCGCGAGCTGGCGCAGCAGGAAGGGCTGCTGGGGTAAGTTCAGATCCGGTGCTCTTCTTCCCCGTCCCAGAAGGGGAAGAAGAGCCGTAGCCCGTCCGATCCCGGGTTCCGCCGCGCGGTCCGGGGAGGGCGGCAGGGCGACCGGGGTCTTGAGCCAAACCGCCGCTATTCTCTTGCACGCGTAAAAGGCTTAAAACGGCGTCCACCCTCCACCGCCCGATTGCAAGCAGACAGGC is a window of Microvirga lotononidis DNA encoding:
- a CDS encoding shikimate dehydrogenase — protein: MTKAFVVGHPIKHSRSPLIHGYWLKQYGLEGSYERIDVAPVNFGEFLKGFRSQGFAGGNVTIPHKEAAFLGVERRTAQAERVGAVNTLWIEDGVLWGDNTDVPGFMANLDSTLGTGWEQDVDTALVLGAGGAARAVVAGVQDRPLKRIVVANRTLSKAEDLVRDLGSGSSVALAACALEAIPQAIPQARLIVNTTSLGMPGQPPLPVDLSRAPRDAIVADIVYVPLETPLLAAAAAQGLRTVDGLGMLLHQAVPGFRRWFGVTPKVTPELRALILADIERHR
- the coaE gene encoding dephospho-CoA kinase (Dephospho-CoA kinase (CoaE) performs the final step in coenzyme A biosynthesis.); translation: MTFVLGLTGSIGMGKSATADLFRRLGVPVHDADATVHRLYRGRAAPLIEKAFPGTVVDEAVDRTKLGAVVLGNPERMKQLEAIIHPLVRDEEENFLERVSAVSPVAVLDIPLLFETGGEARCDAVLVVTAPAFVQRDRVMARPGMTDEKFRAILAKQMPDADKRARAHFLVDTSRGFSSAEAQVRSILACLAGRPGRRHRF
- the dnaQ gene encoding DNA polymerase III subunit epsilon, with translation MLREIVLDTETTGTSHANGDRVIEIGCVELLNHIPTGKSYHVYINPECPVSPGAFAVHGLSDEFLKDKPVFAAVADEFAEFVRDARLVIHNAAFDIGFLNAEFARTGHAPFNLPDVIDTLSMARRKHPGAANNLDALCSRYGIDNSRRTKHGALLDAEILAEVYIELIGGRQVGFDLSLQPAARSAASRQAAAAARDARPRTLISRLTEAERAAHEAFIQQLGPNALWREYLGETTPEAS
- the secB gene encoding protein-export chaperone SecB encodes the protein MAENPANNGAPALNALAQYCKDFSFENPNAPRSLQQQSEGPQINLQVNVNAKQLAEADFEVDLTLEGDAKIGGKDVLFAFELTYSGVFRIQNIPQEQLHPVVMIECPRLLFPFARQIVADAVRNGGFPPLYIDPIDFVALYRQRAAEVQSQQNGNGPTLS
- a CDS encoding Tim44/TimA family putative adaptor protein; its protein translation is MQDSFDITTLIFIVLAVFVIWRLRSVLGQKTGNEQPPFDPMSRRDAPLRPGNAPAEPDHNVVRLPGTNGARPASEIPPAERWKGIAEPGTPTAQALDGIARVEPGFDAGEFLEGAKSAYEMIVTAFAQGDRKTLKDLLSRDVYEGFERAITERERRGETVETTFVSIDKAEMAGAELQGKTAQIVVRFLSKLITATRDASGTVVDGSPETVADVTDVWTFARTLGNRDPNWQLVATEAGQ
- the mltA gene encoding murein transglycosylase A, producing MSTGAASALADQARLEPLPFQDLAGWEADDHDAAFRAFLRSCRALEASAAELRPAQAPQADLLAVCREALKTPDLGRAEARRFFETHFQPVAVTPRSGDGFLTGYYEPEFQGSRTPDATYRVPLLDRPADLVTIPQGETLPGLDKGLQAARRSKDGYEPYPDRAAIEEGALGTLARPIVYLREPGEAFIIHVQGSARIRLDDGSVMRVAYAGRNGRPYTSIGRLLVQRGEMDLETMTLEKLMGWLKSHPEPAKALMRQNQSYIFFREAGELAPEDGPIGGAGTPLVPGRSLAVDRSLWTYGLPVWLDGQLPLSLGEAEPLRRLMIAQDTGSAIVGPARGDFFFGSGEEAGRRAGLLRHAVRFVVLQPKSRS
- a CDS encoding Smr/MutS family protein, yielding MTKRSRTRQLSSEEKRLWSHVARHVKPMKGKRLPVEPEPEAKPATAPVPQVVAASPVLPSLPPPVKPALPPLAPVERKTLQALRRGRKEVDSVIDLHGMRQEEAHFALLRFLHRAQGSGYGLVLVITGKGGAAVAGGLFDERGVLRRMVPHWLRLPDLRHVVIGFEEASPQHGGSGALYVRLRRRRGAG
- a CDS encoding helix-turn-helix domain-containing protein, whose amino-acid sequence is MTPFGERVRQLRRERGRMLKDMASHLGVSSAYLSALERGERGKPTWALIQGVLQYFHIIWDEADELTRLADLSDPKVKIDTAGGDPKATLLANRLAREIQSLSESELEEMLAVLDRAQTRERRLPVPIQAVQDTV
- a CDS encoding adenosine kinase, which translates into the protein MSQTRIDVLTLGNAIVDVLAHTDEAFLLQKKVHKGAMQLIDEARAEELYTDMGPAVIVSGGSGANTAAGAASFGVKAGFIGKVKNDETGKLFAHDLRAIDVHYDVNPAEDGPATARSFILVTPDGERTMNTYLGACQNLTPDDVNPETVRASSIVYLEGYLWDPPAAKEAFRKAVKIAHEAGNKVALTLSDAFCVDRYRDEFLGLMRDGSLDILFANIHELQSLYGTSDADTALAALREENVLGAITRSAEGALIVTRGETKAVPAFPVERVVDTTGAGDLFASGFLAGLVNNLDLVDCARLGGLAAAEIISHLGARPQANLRELAQQEGLLG